The proteins below come from a single Elgaria multicarinata webbii isolate HBS135686 ecotype San Diego chromosome 11, rElgMul1.1.pri, whole genome shotgun sequence genomic window:
- the LOC134405703 gene encoding vomeronasal type-2 receptor 26-like yields MGEINKDAKLLPNITLGANIYDNFFNAIRTYWTTLDLLFRGLRNPSTYKCNRREEPMAALGGINSQTSIQMANVLNIFKIPQLSYGSFDPVLSEKIQFPSFYRMVPNEDPQYVGIVGLLKHFGWNWIGLIVSEDDSGETFLRTLRPRLLQNTICIAWTQVIPTVTTYLPNKIIKEKLLPISNTLFLSDVNVILVYGDGQSVEGLRIVLFSAEFSHKRPLERVWIITAQWDFTAVSNGAMLTTRTFNGTLSFTFHTNLVPGFQDFLESINPFQSTIYFIQQFWISAFLCSLPQYNLYVPNKKSCTGEEKLGRLPGPWFEMGMSGRSYSIYNAVYAVAHALHAMDSSRALKRAMGDGGKWSLLNVQPWQLHSFLRNIRFNNSAKEEISFDEKWDLASGFDIINLVTFPNQSFQRVQVGEMDPQAPAGKEFKINASAVTWNPKFKQLAVRIRSNADQCEKCPEDQYPNKKQDQCIPKVISYLAYEEPLGAVLVSSALFLSVITVVVSWSFIQHQNTPIVKANNWSITCALLCSLLLCFLCSFLFIGRPGMVTCLLRQTVFGIVFSIAVSCVLAKTITVVLAFMATKPGNRMRKWFGKKLAVSVIILPSLIQAGICAVWFVISPPFPEFDMHSQIGQIIVQCNEGSDIMFYLVLGYISFLAIVSFTVAFFARKLPDTFNEAKLITFSMLVFCSVWVSFVPTYLSTKGKYMVAVEIFSILFSSAGLLGCIFLPKFYIIVLRPELNTRDQLVSKKGRKY; encoded by the exons atGGGTGAGATCAATAAAGACGCCAAGTTATTACCCAACATTACACTGGGAGCCAACATCTATGACAATTTTTTCAATGCAATAAGGACTTACTGGACCACTCTGGATCTGCTATTCAGAGGACTGAGGAATCCTTCTACTTACAAATGTAACAGGAGAGAGGAACCCATGGCTGCCCTTGGTGGGATCAACTCCCAAACATCCATCCAGATGGCCAACGTCTTAAATATcttcaagattccacag CTCAGCTATGGCTCCTTTGATCCAGTGCTGAGTGAAAAAATTCAGTTCCCTTCCTTCTACCGGATGGTCCCAAATGAAGATCCTCAGTATGTCGGGATTGTTGGGCTGCTCAAGCATTTTGGATGGAACTGGATTGGCCTCATTGTCTCGGAGGATGACAGCGGAGAAACATTCCTTCGGACCCTGAGACCAAGGCTCCTGCAAAACACTATCTGCATTGCTTGGACTCAAGTGATCCCAACAGTGACAACATATTTACCAAATAAGATAATCAAAGAAAAATTGTTGCCGATTAGTAATACCCTCTTTTTGAGTGACGTCAATGTGATCCTTGTGTATGGAGATGGTCAGTCTGTGGAGGGTTTACGAATTGTTTTGTTCTCAGCTGAGTTCTCTCATAAGCGCCCATTGGAAAGGGTATGGATCATAACTGCTCAATGGGATTTCACTGCTGTATCCAATGGGGCAATGCTCACCACAAGGACTTTCAACGGCACCTTGTCATTTACATTCCATACAAATCTGGTGCCAGGATTTCAGGACTTTCTTGAGAGCATCAATCCATTTCAGTCAACGATTTATTTCATCCAGCAGTTCTGGATTAGTGCGTTTCTCTGTTCGCTTCCACAATATAACCTTTATGTGCCAAACAAGAAAagctgcactggggaggagaagctgggaaGACTTCCTGGACCTTGGTTTGAAATGGGGATGTCCGGCCGGAGCTacagtatctacaatgctgtTTATGCTGTAGCACATGCTCTCCATGCCATGGATTCATCGAGAGCCCTGAAGAGAGCAATGGGAGATGGGGGTAAATGGAGCCTTCTGAACGTTCAGCCATGGCAG CTTCACTCTTTTCTCAGGAACATCAGATTTAAcaatagtgcaaaggaagaaatatCCTTCGATGAGAAGTGGGACCTTGCAAGTGGATTTGATATCATCAACCTAGTCACATTTCCCAACCAATCCTTCCAGAGAGTCCAAGTTGGAGAGATGGACCCTCAAGCTCCTGCAGGCAAAGAGTTCAAAATCAATGCAAGTGCTGTTACATGGAACCCCAAGTTTAAGCAG TTGGCTGTGAGAATTAGGTCCA ATGCAGACCAATGTGAGAAGTGCCCAGAAGATCAGTATCCAAACAAGAAACAGGACCAGTGTATTCCTAAAGTCATAAGTTACTTAGCCTATGAGGAGCCTTTGGGGGCAGTTCTTGTTTCCTCGGCTCTTTTCCTTTCTGTAATCACAGTTGTGGTGTCGTGGAGCTTCATTCAACATCAAAATACTCCcatcgtcaaagccaacaactggagcatcacatgtgccctgctctgctctctgctgctctgcttcctctgctccttcttgTTCATTGGGAGGCCTGGGATGGTGACCTGCCTTCTGAGGCAAACTGTGTTTGGCATTGTCTTCTCCATTGCAGTTTcttgtgtgttggccaaaaccatcactgtggttttggccttcatggccacaaagcccggaaacagaatgagaaaatggtttgggaagaAACTGGCAGTATCAGTCATCATTCTCCCTTCTCTTATTCAAGCTGGCATCTGTGCAGTGTGGTTTGTAATCTCGCCCCCCTTCCCAGAGTTTGACATGCACTCCCAGATTGGGCAGATCATAGTGCAATGCAACGAAGGCTCAGACATCATGTTCTACCTTGTCCTGGGCTACATCAGTTTTCTTGCTATTGTCAGCTTCACGgtggctttctttgccagaaagTTGCCCGatactttcaatgaagccaagctgatcaccttcagcatgttggtgttctgcagtgtttgggtgtcctttgttcccacctacctaagcaccaaggggaaatacatggtggccgtggagatcttctccatcttgttcTCTAGTGCTGGCTTATTAGGTTGCATCTTTCTCCCCAAATTCTATATTATTGTTCTGAGGCCTGAGCTGAACACCAGAGACCAGCTAGTAAGCAAGAAGGGTCGTAAGTACTGa